In a genomic window of Leucoraja erinacea ecotype New England chromosome 8, Leri_hhj_1, whole genome shotgun sequence:
- the LOC129699553 gene encoding uncharacterized protein LOC129699553 has product MSSGVPKEKNSVSQWSPLAPQLSTGLESAVDSGSNATTLINQQGWGEYSGQETQVAPCTKVHSGYSNMTSTDCFENMGQKKLALDPKQTQQTNSTLFQGISSVNQGQTFQIGQIQADKANGLLNPMINNELNRQSILYRNMQQQVQSQQQGQLMRQQMEQLQQLMEQQQKLIKLLSWPMANQGFTLPVGFSAPWNGISAGLPPDAMVQLSSPSANEESSNVHAQASFSIPLVQAAQSTKQPSSVNSNHIWTAKHPHPSQDTGESQIGHLHLT; this is encoded by the exons ATGTCATCCGGTGTCCCCAAGGAGAAGAACAGTGTTTCCCAATGGTCTCCCCTGGCACCTCAACTATCCACTGGCTTAGAATCTGCTGTGGACTCTGGTTCTAATGCTACTACTTTAATTAATCAGCAAGGATGGGGAGAATACAGTGGCCAGGAGACACAAGTTGCACCATGCACCAAGGTCCATTCTGGATACAGCAACATGACAAGCACAGACTGCTTTGAGAATATGGGGCAAAAGAAGTTGGCTCTGGATCCAAAACAGACCCAGCAAACTAATTCCACCTTATTTCAAGGCATCTCCAGCGTCAATCAAGGCCAGACTTTTCAAATTGGGCAAATACAAGCTGACAAGGCAAATGGACTCTTGAATCCCATGATTAACAATGAGCTGAATCGACAATCTATACTTTACAGGAACATGCAACAG CAGGTGCAGAGCCAACAACAGGGACAATTAATGAGACAGCAGATGGAGCAGCTCCAGCAACTGATGGAACAGCAGCAGAAACTCATCAAGTTGCTCAGCTGGCCCATGGCCAATCAAG GTTTTACCCTGCCGGTAGGATTTTCAGCTCCATGGAATGGTATCTCTGCAGGCCTGCCACCTGATGCAATGGTACAGTTGTCTAGTCCATCTGCTAATGAAGAATCTTCAAATGTCCATGCCCAGGCATCATTTTCCATTCCACTGGTTCAAGCTGCACAGTCCACAAAACAGCCATCATCAGTGAACAGCAACCACATTTGGACAGCAAAGCATCCACATCCATCTCAAGACACAGGTGAGTCACAAATAGGCCATTTGCATTTGACATAA